The DNA region TCTTTTTAAAGAAGATATAGAAAACAAAAAAGAAGATGAGATAACTTTCTTCGATTTAGATCAAAAGGGAATTGAATTTGTCTTTAACTTAAACTTTTTGGGAACTCTTCTTCCGACTCAGGTATTTGCAAAGGATATGATAGATAAAAAGGATGCAGCTATAGTCAATATATCTTCTATGAATGCTTTTACTCCACTTACAAAAATTCCAGCTTATAGTGGTGCTAAAGCAGCAGTTTCTAACTTTACTCAGTGGCTTGCAGTACATTTCTCAAAGGTGGGAATAAGAGTAAATGCAATAGCTCCGGGTTTTCTTGTAACTAATCAAAATAAGGCATTGCTTTTAAATGAAGATGGAAGCTATACTGAAAGATCTAAAAAAATATTAAGTGCAACACCAATGGATAGATTTGGTGATTGTGAAGAATTACTTGGTACACTGTTTTGGCTTATAGATAGTAAAGCTTCAAGCTTTGTAAATGGAGTGGTTGTTCCAGTAGATGGGGGATTTTCAGCTTACTCTGGGGTTTAAATTGTATTATAACTGTCTGAAATATAAAATTGTTGGTACTATTAAAAAATGTTTATTACTATCTTAGACATGATAAATAAATAACTGGTCAGTATGTATACTAGTATATTTCATTGGCCGTTTATTTCCA from Clostridium pasteurianum BC1 includes:
- a CDS encoding SDR family oxidoreductase; translation: MDLPFKIDLKDKVIVVTGAGGVICGTFAKALAQCGGKIAVLDRNEERASAVAGEINANGGIAISVPTDVLNIESLKRARNTVNEKLGTCDVLLNGAGGNNPKGTTSKEYLFKEDIENKKEDEITFFDLDQKGIEFVFNLNFLGTLLPTQVFAKDMIDKKDAAIVNISSMNAFTPLTKIPAYSGAKAAVSNFTQWLAVHFSKVGIRVNAIAPGFLVTNQNKALLLNEDGSYTERSKKILSATPMDRFGDCEELLGTLFWLIDSKASSFVNGVVVPVDGGFSAYSGV